One region of Bombus affinis isolate iyBomAffi1 chromosome 3, iyBomAffi1.2, whole genome shotgun sequence genomic DNA includes:
- the LOC126914188 gene encoding collagen alpha-1(I) chain-like, with protein MGPKALRLAAAFAVIQLLLPQVHSIRTKLRKQRSKPLQAQQAANGDYDYDYYEGYDDYDDRNETTTTTAPSPPVTSSVNTASRGELPTETLQTFYRPGLSTDVPTQATIRTFSQVGILPNEVQTTPERNHASPTEIVPGESNVISAVAVPGPRGEPGRPGDMGRPGDAGFPGHPGSPGIPGPPGPPGPIPDVSMYYQQLALSQANQDKGPTGAAAPLYGPEAYLQMQTGPIGPRGPSGPPGPPGPQGFQGVRGEPGEPGTLGPPGAPGPRGLAGLPGKDGNTGEDGEPGPPGSVGPVGPRGLPGMPGLPGVKGHRGFPGLDGAKGEQGVSGEKGSMGVPGPMGHIGPMGPAGPRGERGREGPPGPPGIRGVDGIAGPPGQPGTVGKPGSPGFPGSPGVKGDQGAQGPKGSQGIQGPRGETGRPGQPGESGPQGPQGKDGIPGEKGSTGATGLVGAPGFPGARGQPGIPGNPGVPGAKGMPGLSGERGFKGDSGAKGDSGSPGPRGLPGPPGNEGKRGKRGMRGPIGTSGPAGERGAPGAPGLPGPDGPMGPKGQSGDRGPIGPMGLRGANGDPGRPGSPGLQGTRGLMGRPGAPGKPGNPGDRGIQGADGKPGEQGPAGLQGLPGPIGLPGEKGYPGEPGKAGEPGNPGPPGPRGDTGKEGAPGPQGSPGPSGVDGERGPPGSPGPRGFQGFPGVTGNPGTPGKDGESGVQGPPGPPGIPGNRGERGFPGERGTPGGPGLTGPRGEPGAQGLDGPPGLPGAKGDRGISGPPGLVGLPGLRGATGESGQKGERGSSGPPGPEGPSGRIGERGPQGQIGSPGPPGEPAERGDPGLPGPPGEVGAPGNPGERGPQGLQGLQGFPGPQGLIGLPGLKGDRGYPGLKGDQGNPGLPGSPGETGPQGLVGLTGAKGVRGEPGARGEPGIMGPPGVPGIVGAMGPPGAIGPSGPPGLPGSKGNIGETGRAGNPGPIGNPGSPGADGNKGESGSQGPPGTPGPQGPQGSPGERGLPGLPGPSGPIGARGIRGAPGESGVPGKPGPEGPPGPPGQVGPIGPHGPTGEIGAEGPSGKPGPPGIAGRPGDKGPPGAVGQTGLPGSPGLPGPPGQAGAPGSTGERGPKGETGPQGVEGQQGPRGKPGPIGLEGPKGDRGEEGQKGAKGHRGFTGLQGLPGPTGLPGEKGIPGLPGLPGKDGESGPRGSPGRDGSPGPIGLTGNPGPKGPSGEEGRHGPPGPPGPPGPPGPPGELGLGYDAASLAALLGQGQTKGPDPLVGDEPPRMFSQDMTEEERKELILKAYKQLKSSFQKFVKPDGGKSSPAKTCRDLYTAYPDKLSGEYWIDPNEGDTRDAILVYCDAKKRATCLLPNPVRSPEINYITDQPETWLSEIENGMKITYKADSNQIGFLQLLSRHAYQNIIYHCKNSIGYFDSERKTYRKGMKFLTWNDVELTPRGNQRLRYEMITDECRTYNGQWGKTVISYETDKPVRLPIIDVALRDIGKPDQSFSIEIGTVCYE; from the exons ATGGGGCCGAAGGCCCTTCGGTTAGCCGCGGCGTTCGCCGTTATCCAACTTCTTTTGCCGCAGGTTCATTCCATACGGACCAAACTCAGGAAACAACGGTCCAAGCCGCTGCAAGCTCAACAAGCCGCGAATGGTGATTACGATTACGACTATTACGAGGGTTACGATGACTACGATGATAGAAATG AAACTACAACTACAACTGCGCCATCACCACCTGTTACATCCAGCGTCAATACTGCAA GCAGGGGTGAATTACCGACAGAGACATTGCAAACTTTCTACAGACCTGGACTGTCTACAGATGTACCAACGCAAGCGACAATTCGAACTTTCAGTCAAG TCGGTATATTACCAAACGAAGTGCAAACAACACCAGAACGAAATCATGCA TCACCGACAGAGATTGTTCCTGGTGAAAGTAACGTGATTAGCGCGGTCGCTGTTCCTGGACCCAGG GGCGAGCCTGGTCGACCTGGAGATATGGGTCGTCCGGGAGATGCTGGATTTCCAGGACACCCTGGATCTCCGGGAATTCCAGGACCTCCGGGGCCACCAGGACCTATACCCGAC GTATCAATGTATTATCAGCAATTAGCTTTATCTCAAGCAAATCAAGATAAAGGACCGACGGGAGCAGCAGCACCTTTGTATGGTCCAGAAGCCTATTTACAAATGCAAACTGGTCCTATTGGACCGCGTGGTCCATCAG GTCCACCTGGACCACCTGGACCACAGGGTTTTCAAGGAGTACGAGGAGAACCTGGTGAACCTGGAACTTTGGGTCCTCCAGGAGCGCCAGGTCCCAGAGGATTAGCTGGTTTACCGGGAAAggat ggTAATACCGGTGAAGATGGAGAACCTGGTCCTCCAGGATCGGTTGGTCCAGTCGGACCAAGAGGTCTACCAGGGATGCCTGGTCTTCCTGGTGTAAAAGGACACCGAGGTTTTCCGGGGTTAGATGGTGCAAAAGGAGAACAAGGTGTATCTGGTGAGAAAGGATCCATGGGCGTACCTGGACCGATGGGACATATAGGCCCGAtg gGCCCTGCAGGTCCACGTGGTGAAAGAGGTAGAGAAGGTCCTCCTGGACCTCCAGGAATTAGAGGGGTGGATGGTATTGCTGGGCCCCCTGGTCAGCCT GGTACGGTAGGTAAGCCAGGTTCTCCTGGATTTCCAGGTAGTCCAGGTGTAAAAGGAGATCAAGGAGCACAAGGACCAAAAGGAAGCCAAGGCATACAAGGCCCTCGAG GTGAAACTGGTCGTCCTGGTCAACCTGGTGAATCAGGACCACAGGGACCCCAGGGAAAAGATGGAATACCTGGAGAAAAGGGAAGTACAGGAGCAACTGGTTTAGTTGGTGCTCCAGGTTTCCCTGGAGCTCGCGGACAACCTGGGATACCTGGCAATCCTGGTGTTCCAGGAGCGAAAGGCATGCCt GGACTTTCAGGTGAAAGAGGATTTAAAGGTGATAGTGGAGCTAAAGGTGATTCGGGAAGTCCAGGGCCACGTGGTTTGCCTGGTCCTCCTGGGAACGAGGGTAAACGAGGAAAAAGGGGAATGCGCGGGCCAATTGGTACATCCGGTCCTGCCGGAGAACGTGGAGCACCAGGCGCACCGGGTCTTCCGGGACCTGATGGCCCCATGGGACCCAAAG GTCAATCTGGAGATCGTGGACCAATTGGACCAATGGGGCTCAGAGGAGCTAACGGAGATCCTGGTCGCCCAGGATCTCCCGGTTTACAG gGTACACGTGGTTTAATGGGTCGCCCTGGTGCTCCCGGAAAACCAGGAAACCCAGGAGACCGAGGAATTCAAGGTGCTGATGGAAAACCAGGTGAACAAGGTCCAGCTGGATTACAAGGTTTACCTGGTCCAATAGGTCTCCCAGGAGAAAAGGGATATCCG GGTGAACCAGGAAAAGCTGGTGAGCCAGGAAATCCTGGACCACCTGGTCCTAGAGGTGATACGGGAAAGGAGGGAGCACCAGGACCTCAAGGTTCACCTGGACCATCAGGAGTAGATGGTGAACGGGGACCTCCAGGATCTCCAGGTCCTAGAGGTTTTCAG GGTTTTCCAGGCGTTACTGGTAATCCAGGAACACCAGGAAAAGATGGAGAATCAGGTGTTCAAGGACCACCTGGTCCACCAGGTATACCTGGAAATAGAGGTGAACGAGGATTTCCTGGTGAAAGAGGTACACCAGGAGGACCAGGATTAACAGGACCAAGAGGAGAACCAGGCGCACAAGGATTAGATGGACCTCCC GGATTACCTGGAGCAAAAGGAGATCGAGGAATTTCAGGTCCACCTGGATTGGTAGGATTGCCTGGCTTACGAGGAGCTACGGGAGAGTCAGGTCAGAAAGGAGAAAGAGGATCTAGTGGACCGCCTGGCCCTGAAGGACCTTCAG GACGGATTGGAGAGCGTGGACCACAAGGTCAAATTGGCTCACCGGGACCGCCAGGTGAACCAGCAGAACGAGGCGATCCTGGATTACCTGGGCCTCCAGGAGAGGTAGGTGCTCCTGGAAATCCAGGAGAAAGAGGACCCCAAGGATTACAAGGACTGCAAGGCTTCCCAGGACCACAAGGACTCATTGGTTTACCAGGATTAAAGGGTGATCGTGGTTATCCAGGTTTAAAAGGAGATCAAGGAAATCCTGGCCTACCTG GTAGCCCAGGTGAAACTGGACCACAAGGTCTAGTTGGTTTGACGGGAGCTAAAGGAGTACGAGGAGAACCAGGCGCTAGAGGAGAGCCTGGTATTATGGGACCACCAGGAGTACCAGGAATCGTTGGTGCAATG GGCCCGCCAGGGGCAATAGGACCATCAGGACCGCCTGGGTTACCAGGTAGTAAAGGTAATATTGGAGAAACAGGACGAGCCGGAAATCCTGGACCTATTGGGAATCCAGGTTCACCTGGTGCAGATGGAAATAAAGGCGAGAGTGGTTCTCAAGGACCACCAGGTACTCCTGGTCCTCAAGGTCCTCAAGGCTCTCCTGGCGAAAGAGGATTACCTGGTTTACCAGGCCCGTCTGGACCAATAGGCGCTAGAGGAATACGAGGAGCACCT gGTGAATCTGGTGTACCTGGGAAACCTGGACCAGAAGGTCCACCTGGACCTCCTGGACAAGTTGGACCAATTGGACCACATGGACCAACAGGAGAAATTGGAGCAGAAGGGCCCAGTGGTAAACCTGGACCACCTGGAATAGCAGGTCGTCCTGGAGATAAAGGACCACCGGGAGCGGTAGGACAAACGGGATTGCCCGGCTCTCCTGGTTTACCC GGACCACCTGGTCAAGCAGGTGCTCCAGGATCAACTGGAGAAAGAGGACCAAAGGGAGAAACAGGACCACAAGGTGTAGAAGGACAGCAA GGACCTAGAGGAAAACCAGGACCTATAGGATTGGAAGGTCCTAAAGGTGATCGCGGAGAAGAAGGCCAGAAGGGTGCGAAAGGCCATCGAGGATTTACTGGTTTACAAGGTTTACCCGGGCCTACTGGTCTACCAGGGGAAAAAGGAATACCTGGACTTCCTGGGCTACCTGGAAAAGATGGCGAATCTGGACCTAGAGGTAGTCCTGGACGAGATGGCAGCCCTGGGCCAATTGGATTAACTGGCAATCCAGGACCAAAAGGTCCTTCAGGTGAAGAAGGTCGCCATGGACCACCAGGTCCTCCTGGTCCTCCAGGGCCTCCAGGTCCACCTGGTGAACTTGGATTAGGATATGATGCTGCTTCTTTAGCTGCACTTTTAG GACAAGGTCAAACTAAAGGACCAGATCCATTAGTTGGTGATGAACCACCTAGAATGTTTAGTCAAGACATgacagaagaagaaaggaaagaactCATTTTGAAAGCATATAAACAATTGAAATCATCATTCCAGAAATTTGTAAAACCAGATGGTGGAAAAAGTTCACCAGCCAAAACTTGCAGGGACCTTTATACTGCTTATCCAGATAAACTTTCTG GAGAATATTGGATTGATCCTAATGAAGGTGATACAAGAGATGCAATTTTAGTGTATTGTGATGCTAAGAAACGTGCAACATGCTTATTACCCAATCCTGTACGTTCCCCAGAAATTAACTATATTACTGATCAACCAGAAACTTGGTTAAGCGAAATAGAAAATGGAATGAAG ATTACATATAAAGCAGATAGTAATCAAATTGGCTTTTTGCAACTTCTATCGAGACATGCATAccaaaatataatatatcacTGTAAAAATAGCATAGGCTATTTTGATTCTGAGCGAAAGACGTATAGGAAAGGTATGAAATTTTTAACCTGGAATGATGTAGAATTAACACCACGTGGAAATCAACGTCTAAGATATGAAATGATAACTGATGAATGTAGA ACATATAATGGACAATGGGGTAAAACAGTAATTTCATATGAAACTGATAAACCTGTAAGACTACCTATAATAGATGTGGCCTTACGAGATATTGGAAAACCAGATCAAAGCTTTTCTATTGAAATTGGTACTGTTTGTTATgaataa